A genome region from Primulina eburnea isolate SZY01 chromosome 9, ASM2296580v1, whole genome shotgun sequence includes the following:
- the LOC140841869 gene encoding transcription factor HHO6-like isoform X1, translating into MGSLMASEFGLDPRAVSASSIREFLTQVSRIHDQSERVAKLDDYVNGLEVEIKKIEVFKRELPLCMRIVNEAMVIVKEELVQYKKSKAVPVLKEFIPLKGTSDGKDEKNEISKENDVNGSDKMNWMSSFQLCNSANQNHHPNSGTCNNNQTLKLDKIKGVREEINPPMMNGILRNGINMAIGTAFVPFKEQNNFPMMMVAKEEGDKLNGLNHLDIRIKNPGEEIDSGGFSSKSSCSRSGSSSATDDQSNLRDRQKPQQMARKQRRCWSSELHRRFIEALQQLGGAQAATPKQIRDLMQVDGLSNDEVKSHLQKYRLHTRKVSTMHPSTNPVVLGGSWMSKGQYSSESSKLENSQSGSPQGHYHMQVTRASRGTSLTGGDSVDDEDDEKFESLSWKNQIQLRRDGP; encoded by the exons ATGGGCTCCTTGATGGCATCGGAGTTTGGCTTGGATCCCAGAGCTGTATCGGCATCGTCGATCCGGGAGTTTCTGACGCAGGTTTCCAGGATTCATGACCAATCTGAGAGGGTAGCGAAGCTTGATGATTACGTTAATGGGCTTGAAGTCGAGATTAAGAAGATCGAGGTTTTTAAGCGCGAGCTACCTCTTTGCATGCGCATCGTCAACGAGG CTATGGTGATAGTGAAGGAGGAGTTAGTGCAGTATAAGAAATCTAAGGCGGTGCCAGTGTTGAAAGAATTCATTCCATTGAAGGGAACCAGCGATGGAAaagatgagaaaaatgaaatcagTAAAGAAAATGACGTCAACGGCAGTGATAAAATGAACTGGATGAGCTCATTTCAGTTATGCAACTCTGCTAATCAGAATCATCATCCAAATTCTGGTACCTGCAACAATAATCAGACCTTAAAACTTGACAAAATTAAG GGAGTTCGAGAAGAAATAAATCCACCGATGATGAATGGTATACTTCGGAATGGTATAAACATGGCAATAGGAACGGCATTTGTACCGTTTAAGGAGCAAAATAACTTCCCCATGATGATGGTGGCGAAGGAAGAGGGTGATAAATTGAATGGGCTAAATCATCTTGATATTAGGATCAAGAATCCAGGCGAGGAAATTGATTCTGGTGGTTTTAGCTCGAAATCGAGTTGTAGCAGATCAGGGTCCTCTTCTGCAACTGATGATCAATCGAATTTACGGGATCGACAGAAGCCTCAGCAAATGGCTAGAAAGCAAAGGAGATGCTGGTCATCTGAGTTGCATCGCCGGTTTATTGAAGCCCTGCAGCAACTGGGAGGTGCCCAAG CTGCGACTCCTAAACAAATCAGAGATCTCATGCAAGTTGATGGTCTATCCAACGATGAAGTGAAGAGTCATTTGCAA AAATATCGTCTCCACACTCGTAAAGTTTCTACAATGCACCCCTCCACCAATCCTGTCGTTCTTGGAGGTTCGTGGATGTCCAAAGGACAGTATAGTAGTGAATCCTCAAAGCTGGAAAATTCCCAGTCTGGATCCCCTCAGGGCCATTACCATATGCAGGTAACCCGAGCTTCTCGGGGTACATCTTTAACTGGAGGCGATAGCGTGGACGACGAAGATGACGAAAAGTTCGAGTCCCTTAGTTGGAAGAATCAGATTCAATTAAGGAGAGATGGTCCTTAA
- the LOC140841869 gene encoding myb family transcription factor EFM-like isoform X2: protein MLISENECAMVIVKEELVQYKKSKAVPVLKEFIPLKGTSDGKDEKNEISKENDVNGSDKMNWMSSFQLCNSANQNHHPNSGTCNNNQTLKLDKIKGVREEINPPMMNGILRNGINMAIGTAFVPFKEQNNFPMMMVAKEEGDKLNGLNHLDIRIKNPGEEIDSGGFSSKSSCSRSGSSSATDDQSNLRDRQKPQQMARKQRRCWSSELHRRFIEALQQLGGAQAATPKQIRDLMQVDGLSNDEVKSHLQKYRLHTRKVSTMHPSTNPVVLGGSWMSKGQYSSESSKLENSQSGSPQGHYHMQVTRASRGTSLTGGDSVDDEDDEKFESLSWKNQIQLRRDGP, encoded by the exons ATGTTGATCTCAGAAAACGAATGTG CTATGGTGATAGTGAAGGAGGAGTTAGTGCAGTATAAGAAATCTAAGGCGGTGCCAGTGTTGAAAGAATTCATTCCATTGAAGGGAACCAGCGATGGAAaagatgagaaaaatgaaatcagTAAAGAAAATGACGTCAACGGCAGTGATAAAATGAACTGGATGAGCTCATTTCAGTTATGCAACTCTGCTAATCAGAATCATCATCCAAATTCTGGTACCTGCAACAATAATCAGACCTTAAAACTTGACAAAATTAAG GGAGTTCGAGAAGAAATAAATCCACCGATGATGAATGGTATACTTCGGAATGGTATAAACATGGCAATAGGAACGGCATTTGTACCGTTTAAGGAGCAAAATAACTTCCCCATGATGATGGTGGCGAAGGAAGAGGGTGATAAATTGAATGGGCTAAATCATCTTGATATTAGGATCAAGAATCCAGGCGAGGAAATTGATTCTGGTGGTTTTAGCTCGAAATCGAGTTGTAGCAGATCAGGGTCCTCTTCTGCAACTGATGATCAATCGAATTTACGGGATCGACAGAAGCCTCAGCAAATGGCTAGAAAGCAAAGGAGATGCTGGTCATCTGAGTTGCATCGCCGGTTTATTGAAGCCCTGCAGCAACTGGGAGGTGCCCAAG CTGCGACTCCTAAACAAATCAGAGATCTCATGCAAGTTGATGGTCTATCCAACGATGAAGTGAAGAGTCATTTGCAA AAATATCGTCTCCACACTCGTAAAGTTTCTACAATGCACCCCTCCACCAATCCTGTCGTTCTTGGAGGTTCGTGGATGTCCAAAGGACAGTATAGTAGTGAATCCTCAAAGCTGGAAAATTCCCAGTCTGGATCCCCTCAGGGCCATTACCATATGCAGGTAACCCGAGCTTCTCGGGGTACATCTTTAACTGGAGGCGATAGCGTGGACGACGAAGATGACGAAAAGTTCGAGTCCCTTAGTTGGAAGAATCAGATTCAATTAAGGAGAGATGGTCCTTAA